The Deinobacterium chartae sequence GCCTACACCGCGCAGGACATCCGTGACGCCTGGGAGCGCGGCGACGCCACCTTGCTGCTCGCCTCGCAAGACGGCGAGTTCATCGGCGGCAAACTGCACCGCGTCGAAGCTTTCTACCGCCTGGGACTGCGCATCACCCTGTTCGCCTACAACCGCAGCAACCTGATCTGCGGCGGCTGCCTGGACCGCGAGGACAGCGGCCTCACCCGCTTCGGACGCCGGGTCCTCGAGGAGTGCAACCGGGTGGGCCTGTTGATCGACTGCAGCCACGTCAGCCGCCGCTCCAGCCTCGAGTTGACCGAGTTCAGCGCGGACCCCGTGGTGTACACGCACGCCAACCCCGCTCACCTGTGCCAGCACCCGCGCAACATCGACGACGAACAGATCCGCGCGGTCGCCGCGCGCGGCGGCGTGATCGGGCTGGTGTCGTGGGGGCCGCTGGTTCAGAAAAACGGTCAGGCCAGCCGCCCCAGCGTCGAGGACTTCCTCGACCACATCGATTACGTCGCGGACCTGCTGGGCGGCACGCAGGCCATCGGGCTCGGCACCGACATGAGCCTGGGCAGCTACCCGCCGCACCGCCACGACCCCTGGGGTGACCCCGACTACCCGCCCACCATGGCGCGCTACAACGCCATTCCCGGCATGCCGACCACTCCGCTCTCGCCGCTGCGCTTCGTGGAAGGCTTTGACAGCTTCTCGCAGATCGGCCACCTCGCCGAGCGCCTGTCGTCGCGCGGGTACGGCGAGAGCGACATTCGCGGCATCCTGGGCGAGAACTTCCTGCGGGTGTTCGAGCAGGTCTGGAAGCCGGTCTGAAACCCGGCGGGGCCGCCTGCGGGCGACCCCGCCTCCCTCGAGGAGGTACTAACGTGTCCGCTTCTTCCCTGCCCCAATCGCGACTCGAGGTGCTGCGCGCCGTGCTGGGCGGCCTGATGCGCCGCTACCAGCAGCGCGTGCCCGACGTGGCCGCCGTCTTTCAGGCGATGACCGACGCGGGCCTGATCGGTTCGCCCGACCACGTTGAAAACGACCACATCGCCTTCCGGACCATGGGGGTGCCGCAGCTCGGCATCGCCTCGCTGGAACGGATCTTTGTGCACCTGGGTTACACCCGCCGCGACCCGTACAGCTTCGCGGCCAAGAAACTCAACGCTTACTGGTACAGCCCGCCCGCACCCGAGTTCCCGCGCATCTTCATCTCGGAGCTGCGCGTGCACGACCTGTCCCCGCAGGCGCAGGCGATCATCACCTCGTACACCGACGAGGTAGCAGGAGACCCGGTCGATCACCTGGACCTCTCGGACGCGGCGGCCATCGACGCTTTTTTGCACGCGGGGCTGTGGCGCCTGCCCAACTGGGCGGACTACCTGCGGCTGCAGCAGGAGAGCGAGTACGCCGCCTGGGTCATTTACAACCGTTACTACCTCAACCACTTCACCGTCTCGGTGCACAACCTGCCCGAGGGATACGACACCATCGCGTCCTTCAACGCCTTCTTGAACGCGCGCGGTTTCCGCCTGAACGACTCGGGCGGCGAAGCCAAGACCAGCCCCGACGGCCTGCTGCTGCAGAGCTCCACCGTGGCCGCGCTGGTGGAAGCCGAATTCGCCGGAGGCGAGCGGCACCGCATTGCCGGGTCGTACGTGGAGTT is a genomic window containing:
- a CDS encoding dipeptidase, coding for MSAPVRPNRGFHELLEEGRAPYLYVDACIQAWPDADYASAHRHGVAAYGVTAWHPQISFEQAFEELMDWHRVARENPRLSVAYTAQDIRDAWERGDATLLLASQDGEFIGGKLHRVEAFYRLGLRITLFAYNRSNLICGGCLDREDSGLTRFGRRVLEECNRVGLLIDCSHVSRRSSLELTEFSADPVVYTHANPAHLCQHPRNIDDEQIRAVAARGGVIGLVSWGPLVQKNGQASRPSVEDFLDHIDYVADLLGGTQAIGLGTDMSLGSYPPHRHDPWGDPDYPPTMARYNAIPGMPTTPLSPLRFVEGFDSFSQIGHLAERLSSRGYGESDIRGILGENFLRVFEQVWKPV
- a CDS encoding DUF1338 domain-containing protein, with protein sequence MSASSLPQSRLEVLRAVLGGLMRRYQQRVPDVAAVFQAMTDAGLIGSPDHVENDHIAFRTMGVPQLGIASLERIFVHLGYTRRDPYSFAAKKLNAYWYSPPAPEFPRIFISELRVHDLSPQAQAIITSYTDEVAGDPVDHLDLSDAAAIDAFLHAGLWRLPNWADYLRLQQESEYAAWVIYNRYYLNHFTVSVHNLPEGYDTIASFNAFLNARGFRLNDSGGEAKTSPDGLLLQSSTVAALVEAEFAGGERHRIAGSYVEFAERRVLPQYAHLPRHALRREHRREGFEANNADKIFESTYRHQTSR